A region of the Candidatus Methylacidiphilales bacterium genome:
CGAAGTGCCGAAGGTCACCAAGATCGTCGTCAACTGCTCCGTGGGTTCCGCCCAGGATGTGAAGCAGGCCATGGAAGACGCCCTTCACGACATCACGATCATCACCGGTCAGAAGCCGGTCAAAACCCTGGCCAAGAAGAGCATTTCCAACTTCAAACTCCGCCAGCACCAGGAAATCGGCGTCAAGGTCACCCTGCGCGGCAAGATGATGAACGAGTTCCTCCTCCGCCTCATGCGGATGGCCCTGCCCCGTATCCGTGACTTCCGCGGCATCTCCCCGCGCGCCTTCGATGGACGCGGCGCCTACACCCTCGGCGTCAAGGACCACTCCATCTTCCCTGAAATCGAACTCGACAAGGTGAAGCGCACGCTGGGGATGGATATCACCATCGTCACCACCGCCAAGAACAAGGAAGAAACCAAGGACCTGCTCACCTTCATGGGCATGCCTTTTGCGGACCGCAAAGTGGCCGCCGCCCCGACCCAAGCTTAACCAGACCCAGACTACAAGACTACAGGACTAGCACATGGCCAAGAAATCGATGATCGCCAAGCAGAAGCGGACGCCCAAATTCGGCGTCCGCAAGTACAACCGTTGCCAGATCAGCGGACGCCGCCGCGCCTATATGCGCAAATTCGGCGTCAGCCGTATCCAGTTCCGCGAGATGGCACTCAACGGGGAAATCCCCGGCATCACCAAGGCCAGCTGGTAACCAGGACAACCACATGCAGACCGACCCATTGGCAGATTTTCTGACCCAGATCCGCAACGCCGCCAGCGCCTCCAAGCCCGAGTGCCTGACCACCTATTCCCGCGTCAAAAGCGACGTGGCCACGGTGCTCAAGAAGGAAGGCTACATCGAGGAATGTGAGCTGACCAAGAACGGCTCCCATCAGGCCCTCAAGCTCACCCTCAAAGGCGCAACCGCCGGCGTCAAGGCCATCCGCGGCATCCGCCGCATTTCCAAGCCCGGACTCCGCCGTTATTGCGGCGCCGGGGAAATCCCCAAGGTCCTCGGGGGACTCGGCACGGCCGTGCTCTCCACCCCCAAAGGCATCCTCTCCGGCCATGAGGCCAAAAAACAAAACGTCGGGGGGGAACTCCTCCTCTACATCTGGTAATCGCCATGTCACGAATCGGAAACAAAGTCATTTTGGTCCCGGACAAAGTCAAAGTCCAAGTCTCCGGGAGTGTCGTCAAGGTCGAGGGACCCAAGGGCAAACTCGAACTCACCATCACCCCGCGTGTCAATGTCGCCGTCGATGGCACCCATGTTCGCTTCACCCGCGCCGGTGACAGCCGCCAGGATCGTGCCCTCCACGGCCTGACCCGCAGCCTCGTCAACAACATGGTGCAGGGGTGCCTCAACGGATTCAAAAAGAAGCTCATCATCAATGGCGTCGGTTTCAAGGCCGCTGTCCAGGGCAAGAACCTCAACCTCAGCCTCGGCTTCTCGCACCCGGTCATTTATCCCATCCCGGCCGACATCAAGGTCACCGTCGAGGAAAACACCAATGTCGTCATCGAGGGCGTCGACAAGCAACGCGTCGGGGCCGTGGCCGCCGACATCCGCCGTTACTACCCCCCGGAACCCTACAAGGGCAAGGGTGTGCGCTACTCCGACGAGGTCATTCGCCGCAAGGAAGGCAAGACGGCCCAGAGCAAGTAATCCCAGGGAGAAACTGACACATCATGAAAGCTTCGAAAAAAACCACCAAGGCGACACGCCAGCGGACCCACATCCGCATCCGGCGCAAGGTTGTCGGCACCCCCGCCCGGCCCCGCCTCGCCGTCTCCTTCACCAGCCAGCACATCTACGCCCAGATCATCGACGATGCCCTCGGCAAAACTCTGGTCGGGGTCAGCACCACCGAAAAATCGGTCGCCGGACAAAACCTGCGTCCCAACCTCGCCGGTGCGGCCAAGGTCGGCCAGCTCCTGGCGGAACGGGCCAAGGCCAAACAGATCTCCCAGGTCGTTTTCGACCGCGGAGGATTCCTTTATCACGGTAAAGTCAAAGCACTCGCCGACGCCGCGCGCGAAGGTGGATTGGTATTCTAATTATGGCAGACGAAAACATTATCCCCGCTCCGGCGGACATTCCTGCAACCGACGCCGCCGAGGCTGTCGCAACTGCTGCTCCGGCCGAGAAGTCCGAGCGCTCCGACCGCGGTCCCCGTGGCGGTGGCCAGCGCGGAGGCGGCCAGCGGGGCCGCGGACCGCGCCGTAACAATGACCAGAAATCAGAGGGTGAAGAAAAGGGCCTGATCGAGAAGGTCGTCTTCATCAACCGTTGCGCCAAGGTCGTCAAGGGCGGTCGCCGGTTCAGCTTCAGCGCGCTCGTCGTTGTCGGCGACGGCAAGGGCCAGGTCGGCATCGGCTTCGGCAAGGCCAACGAGGTGTCGGATTGCATCTCCAAGGGCACCGATGACGCCCGCAAACACATGGAAAAAGTGAATCTCAAAAACACCACCATTCCCCACGAAGTGATCGGGGAATTTGGCGGTGCCCGGGTGCTCATGCGCCCGGCCTCCACCGGAACCGGTTTGATCGCCGGTGGCGGCGTTCGTGCCGTCCTCGAAGCCGCCGGCGTCAAGGACATCCTGGCCAAGTCTCTCGGTT
Encoded here:
- the rpsH gene encoding 30S ribosomal protein S8, whose translation is MQTDPLADFLTQIRNAASASKPECLTTYSRVKSDVATVLKKEGYIEECELTKNGSHQALKLTLKGATAGVKAIRGIRRISKPGLRRYCGAGEIPKVLGGLGTAVLSTPKGILSGHEAKKQNVGGELLLYIW
- the rplR gene encoding 50S ribosomal protein L18, whose translation is MKASKKTTKATRQRTHIRIRRKVVGTPARPRLAVSFTSQHIYAQIIDDALGKTLVGVSTTEKSVAGQNLRPNLAGAAKVGQLLAERAKAKQISQVVFDRGGFLYHGKVKALADAAREGGLVF
- a CDS encoding type Z 30S ribosomal protein S14, translating into MAKKSMIAKQKRTPKFGVRKYNRCQISGRRRAYMRKFGVSRIQFREMALNGEIPGITKASW
- the rplE gene encoding 50S ribosomal protein L5, which encodes MSSDLAQEYKDIVVPAMKEKRGYKNVHEVPKVTKIVVNCSVGSAQDVKQAMEDALHDITIITGQKPVKTLAKKSISNFKLRQHQEIGVKVTLRGKMMNEFLLRLMRMALPRIRDFRGISPRAFDGRGAYTLGVKDHSIFPEIELDKVKRTLGMDITIVTTAKNKEETKDLLTFMGMPFADRKVAAAPTQA
- the rplF gene encoding 50S ribosomal protein L6 translates to MSRIGNKVILVPDKVKVQVSGSVVKVEGPKGKLELTITPRVNVAVDGTHVRFTRAGDSRQDRALHGLTRSLVNNMVQGCLNGFKKKLIINGVGFKAAVQGKNLNLSLGFSHPVIYPIPADIKVTVEENTNVVIEGVDKQRVGAVAADIRRYYPPEPYKGKGVRYSDEVIRRKEGKTAQSK
- the rpsE gene encoding 30S ribosomal protein S5, whose translation is MIEKVVFINRCAKVVKGGRRFSFSALVVVGDGKGQVGIGFGKANEVSDCISKGTDDARKHMEKVNLKNTTIPHEVIGEFGGARVLMRPASTGTGLIAGGGVRAVLEAAGVKDILAKSLGSGNPANVVKAALEGLHQLNKPEDILRARGKSVAPAAINN